A stretch of the Archaeoglobus neptunius genome encodes the following:
- the endA gene encoding tRNA-intron lyase, with translation MTLSENFAVINAKKSIERRGFGVKKGDKIYLHPIEAVYLQMRGIANFGEMSEVLEWAQDQMEDFSTYYFVYEDLRDRGNRVRIQGEYLLTNRAYLPISERKKVRIAEIAEKAESFKDFRLAVVDEESEITYYRVYEPDMTGEQVEEICEIRGIVLKDRVLTPDTEIFKKFFFGSYKGEFVALSLIESVYLAEMGVLKILNGDVKTLVETARKVEDNFDRRYEVYKDLKTRKFVVKTGYKFGCDFRIYRKVTGADDLPHSEYLIDITDDRTMKLSEIARAVRLAQNVRKRMVFVFGNRYICFERVKI, from the coding sequence ATGACGCTCTCAGAAAACTTTGCGGTAATAAATGCAAAAAAGTCAATCGAAAGAAGGGGTTTTGGTGTAAAAAAGGGAGATAAAATTTACCTTCATCCGATAGAGGCTGTTTACCTCCAGATGAGGGGTATAGCAAACTTCGGGGAAATGTCAGAGGTCCTTGAGTGGGCTCAAGATCAGATGGAGGATTTTTCCACGTACTATTTTGTCTACGAAGATCTGAGAGACAGGGGAAACAGAGTAAGAATTCAGGGAGAGTATCTCTTAACGAACAGAGCCTATCTACCCATTTCAGAAAGAAAAAAAGTTCGGATCGCAGAAATAGCTGAGAAGGCAGAGAGTTTCAAAGATTTTCGACTGGCTGTTGTTGATGAGGAAAGCGAGATAACATACTATCGGGTGTATGAACCGGATATGACGGGAGAACAGGTAGAGGAGATATGTGAAATCAGGGGCATAGTGCTCAAAGATCGTGTACTGACACCTGATACGGAAATATTCAAGAAGTTCTTTTTCGGAAGTTACAAGGGTGAGTTCGTGGCACTCTCCCTTATTGAAAGTGTTTATCTGGCAGAAATGGGGGTCCTGAAAATTTTGAACGGTGATGTGAAGACGCTTGTTGAAACTGCCAGAAAGGTGGAGGATAACTTTGACAGAAGATATGAGGTTTACAAAGACCTTAAAACAAGAAAATTTGTGGTCAAAACTGGCTACAAGTTCGGCTGTGATTTTAGAATATACAGAAAGGTTACAGGTGCTGATGATCTCCCGCATTCTGAGTATCTCATAGACATCACAGATGACAGGACCATGAAGCTCAGCGAAATCGCCAGGGCCGTTAGGCTTGCACAAAACGTCCGGAAAAGGATGGTGTTCGTTTTTGGAAATAGATACATCTGTTTTGAGAGGGTGAAAATATGA
- the yjjX gene encoding inosine/xanthosine triphosphatase: MRVVVGSKNPTKVEGTRQAFLQYFEDVEVTGVEVKTDIPSQPFDGETITGAIERAKKSYSSEYDFSVGIEAGLFRFDGTITGYIDFQVAAIYNGKVYTLGFGPGFEYPPMVIGEVLKGKEVGDVMSELSGIEDLGKKTGAVHYLSKGVISRTELARLSVTMALIPWINRELYL; this comes from the coding sequence ATGAGGGTCGTGGTTGGTTCCAAGAATCCCACGAAAGTTGAGGGTACCAGACAGGCATTCTTGCAGTATTTTGAGGACGTGGAGGTTACAGGTGTGGAGGTGAAAACGGACATTCCTTCCCAACCCTTCGACGGTGAAACCATAACAGGAGCAATTGAGAGGGCTAAAAAATCTTACTCCAGCGAATATGACTTCTCTGTTGGTATTGAAGCAGGGCTTTTCAGATTTGATGGGACGATTACAGGCTATATCGATTTTCAGGTGGCAGCCATCTACAATGGAAAGGTTTACACCCTAGGTTTCGGTCCCGGATTTGAGTATCCCCCAATGGTAATCGGTGAGGTGCTTAAGGGAAAGGAAGTTGGAGATGTAATGTCAGAACTTTCAGGAATAGAGGATCTCGGGAAAAAGACCGGAGCGGTGCATTACCTCAGCAAAGGTGTGATTTCAAGGACCGAACTGGCAAGACTGTCAGTCACTATGGCTTTAATACCCTGGATTAACAGGGAACTTTACCTATGA
- a CDS encoding SPL family radical SAM protein: MRVIRPFDPWKSKLCTCPEKYSFNPYTGCAHDCTYCYATYIPNFRHLREKKDLFRNLERDLKTLPPDSLISMSNSSDPYPPVERQREITRKCLSIMREYDVRLLVVTKSDIVVRDLDILSEMRCAVSITITGLDFLEPNAPPTEKRIDALRKVKDAGLPAILRFDPVIPEINENRLDIIDRSNPDHVVTSTLKLKPDSLARVSKILPGLNERYRERVGRYYYMKREDRYRIMKRIEEFCLDIGISCAFCREGFEFRAESCDGSHLVSTAQNNTLNKLKNF, translated from the coding sequence ATGAGAGTCATTCGTCCATTTGATCCGTGGAAATCGAAACTGTGCACATGCCCAGAAAAATACTCCTTCAATCCTTACACAGGTTGCGCCCATGACTGCACTTACTGCTACGCCACCTACATACCAAACTTCCGTCATCTGAGAGAAAAGAAGGACCTGTTCAGAAACCTTGAGAGAGACCTGAAAACATTACCCCCGGATTCCCTGATCTCGATGTCCAACAGTTCAGATCCGTATCCGCCTGTGGAAAGACAGAGAGAGATTACCAGAAAATGTCTCAGCATCATGAGAGAGTATGACGTAAGGCTGCTGGTGGTTACGAAAAGCGACATTGTGGTGAGAGATCTGGATATACTGTCCGAGATGCGGTGTGCAGTAAGCATAACCATCACGGGACTCGACTTTCTCGAACCCAATGCACCGCCAACTGAGAAAAGAATTGATGCCCTGAGGAAAGTAAAAGATGCGGGTCTGCCAGCAATACTGCGATTTGATCCTGTAATTCCGGAAATTAATGAAAATCGACTGGATATAATCGATCGCAGTAACCCGGATCATGTTGTGACGTCGACCCTCAAGTTGAAGCCGGATTCTCTTGCAAGAGTTTCAAAGATCCTTCCCGGATTGAACGAAAGATATCGGGAGAGAGTAGGCAGGTATTACTACATGAAAAGAGAGGACAGGTACAGGATAATGAAAAGGATAGAAGAATTCTGCCTGGACATCGGGATTAGCTGCGCCTTCTGTAGAGAAGGTTTTGAATTCCGTGCAGAATCCTGTGACGGAAGTCATCTGGTTAGCACAGCACAAAATAACACATTAAATAAGTTGAAAAATTTTTAA
- a CDS encoding ArsR family transcriptional regulator, whose amino-acid sequence MWELSLAKLFLHERTVDILLRILEAEDANEKIYPLQISTDVGSPYSYISKVLGEFERNSIVESKVEGRMRVITLTTYGRKIAEMLRDLRNELDKDLNARRRLDILKSLAGNGRKEMKVCLPILAELEILKKSTDDEGVVVETEKIMRELRKIIEEVA is encoded by the coding sequence GTGTGGGAATTGAGCCTTGCCAAGCTATTTCTTCATGAAAGAACTGTAGATATATTACTCAGAATCCTGGAAGCGGAGGATGCGAATGAGAAAATCTATCCCCTTCAAATATCAACCGACGTTGGTTCACCTTACAGCTATATTTCCAAGGTTCTCGGTGAATTCGAGAGGAATTCAATTGTTGAGAGCAAGGTAGAGGGGAGAATGAGGGTTATAACTCTCACAACCTACGGACGGAAGATTGCCGAAATGCTGAGGGACTTGAGGAATGAGCTGGATAAAGACCTGAACGCCAGAAGGAGACTGGATATATTAAAGAGTCTTGCCGGAAATGGTAGAAAGGAAATGAAGGTGTGCCTTCCAATTTTAGCCGAACTTGAGATTTTGAAAAAATCCACGGATGATGAGGGTGTTGTGGTCGAGACGGAAAAGATTATGCGGGAACTGAGAAAGATTATTGAGGAGGTAGCATGA
- a CDS encoding M20 family metallo-hydrolase produces the protein MKLLEIVDGYRDEMIRTLCDIIEIKAIPPEFDGDGEFRKAEYLMKHLKGFDSVERYDVRDERVSDGVRPNIVAKIEGALERTIWIVAHLDVVPEGDEKLWNTPPFKGVVKDGRIYGRGSEDNGQSIVSSLFAAKAIIESGYTPKYSFGVVYVADEEAGSNYGIKHLIEQDIFSKNDMFIIPDIGTPKGDMIEIAEKSILWLKFKVYGQQSHASMPTGVNASRRAMEFILDLDQKLHSKFNRKNNLFIPPHSTFEPTKREKNVDNINTIPGLDVSYMDCRIIPDYDVAEVLGYIEDIRNFHEMRGNGRIEVEVVQKVSSPQTPETAVIIGRLKKTLEVLRGITPKLYGIGGNTCASFFRRKGFTETAAWCTADGVAHQANEYCVIDHMVNDAKVFAMLAFDPQY, from the coding sequence ATGAAACTTCTTGAGATTGTGGATGGTTACAGAGATGAAATGATCAGAACACTCTGTGACATTATCGAAATAAAAGCAATACCCCCGGAGTTTGATGGAGATGGTGAGTTCAGAAAGGCTGAATACCTTATGAAGCATCTTAAAGGTTTTGACTCCGTGGAGAGGTATGACGTCAGGGATGAGAGAGTTAGTGATGGAGTCAGACCTAACATTGTGGCGAAGATAGAGGGTGCACTCGAGCGAACAATCTGGATTGTCGCCCATCTTGATGTCGTTCCCGAGGGTGACGAAAAACTCTGGAACACCCCTCCCTTTAAGGGCGTAGTTAAGGACGGCCGGATTTACGGACGAGGCAGTGAGGACAATGGACAGAGCATAGTTTCATCTCTTTTTGCCGCAAAAGCCATCATCGAAAGTGGCTACACTCCAAAATACAGTTTTGGAGTCGTTTACGTTGCTGATGAAGAGGCAGGAAGCAATTATGGTATCAAACATCTGATTGAACAGGATATTTTCAGCAAAAATGATATGTTCATCATTCCAGACATAGGAACGCCGAAAGGTGATATGATAGAAATTGCTGAAAAAAGCATATTGTGGCTTAAATTTAAGGTATATGGTCAGCAAAGTCACGCAAGCATGCCCACAGGCGTCAACGCCAGCAGAAGGGCGATGGAGTTCATCCTGGACCTTGATCAGAAACTGCACTCCAAGTTCAACCGAAAAAACAACCTCTTCATCCCACCCCACTCAACATTTGAGCCAACAAAAAGAGAGAAAAATGTTGACAACATCAATACAATCCCAGGACTGGATGTAAGCTATATGGATTGCAGGATCATTCCGGACTACGATGTAGCAGAGGTTCTTGGCTACATAGAGGACATCAGGAATTTTCATGAAATGAGAGGAAACGGTAGAATTGAGGTTGAGGTTGTGCAAAAGGTGTCATCTCCACAAACACCTGAGACGGCAGTGATAATAGGGAGACTGAAGAAGACGCTGGAGGTGCTGAGGGGCATTACTCCCAAACTCTACGGAATTGGAGGGAATACCTGCGCATCTTTCTTCAGACGGAAAGGATTTACCGAGACGGCGGCATGGTGCACGGCAGATGGTGTTGCCCATCAGGCAAATGAGTACTGTGTTATAGATCACATGGTCAACGATGCCAAGGTGTTTGCAATGCTTGCCTTCGATCCACAGTACTGA
- a CDS encoding MBL fold metallo-hydrolase encodes MHGEFVEVAENVYAYIQGRGEWFVSNSGLIIGDRYAVLIDSLANESKTRSMIEKIEEITTMPIKLLVNTHGHPDHVWTNHMFDAITICQENARKETMNAFVEIYQSLFPDLDFSGAKITPQDVTFRESLSINAGTQILLRYSGVAHTTGDCYVYLPEKKVVFCGDLLFAKPCTPLALAGSVKGYINALEELLKLDADVYIPGHGGIAGKEEVEIEKRYLEFVYEETRKGMVRGLGVDEIVENIDLGEFSEWNEVERIYANVARAYRDIKGEDMQFQEILEVAKKMLGKRLR; translated from the coding sequence ATGCACGGTGAATTCGTGGAGGTTGCGGAAAACGTCTATGCATACATCCAGGGGAGGGGTGAATGGTTCGTCAGCAACTCTGGATTGATAATCGGGGACAGATATGCTGTTCTCATCGACAGTCTGGCAAACGAGAGTAAAACGAGGTCCATGATTGAAAAAATTGAGGAAATAACCACCATGCCAATCAAACTTCTCGTAAACACTCATGGACATCCCGACCACGTATGGACAAATCACATGTTTGATGCCATAACCATATGCCAGGAAAATGCAAGAAAAGAGACGATGAATGCCTTTGTAGAAATTTACCAGTCTCTTTTTCCAGATCTTGATTTTAGCGGAGCAAAAATTACACCACAGGACGTTACGTTCAGGGAATCTCTCAGCATAAATGCCGGTACGCAAATTCTGCTGAGATATTCGGGAGTAGCGCATACAACAGGTGACTGCTATGTTTACCTGCCCGAGAAAAAAGTTGTCTTCTGCGGCGATCTGCTGTTTGCAAAGCCATGCACACCACTGGCTCTCGCAGGATCAGTCAAGGGGTATATAAACGCTCTAGAAGAGCTTCTAAAGCTTGATGCAGATGTATACATCCCCGGTCACGGAGGTATAGCCGGAAAAGAAGAGGTTGAGATCGAGAAGAGGTATCTGGAATTTGTTTATGAGGAAACAAGAAAGGGTATGGTAAGGGGACTTGGCGTGGATGAAATCGTTGAAAACATTGATCTAGGCGAGTTTTCTGAGTGGAACGAGGTGGAGAGAATATATGCCAACGTTGCGAGAGCCTACAGGGATATAAAGGGTGAGGACATGCAGTTTCAGGAAATTTTAGAGGTGGCAAAAAAGATGCTCGGGAAAAGGCTTAGATAA
- a CDS encoding fumarylacetoacetate hydrolase family protein, producing the protein MKLVTFEVQGVERIGFLLNGKVVDLTLSYATYLRNIEGETTPLRIANARIPPDMLKFLDGEDKALLEAKKACEYVSNMIENGKEVRAPNGAEVAYEMDIVRLKAPIPRPRLMVDFSTFEEHVKMAYEKLGMDVPKEWYQIPVGYKMNPSSVIGTGEPIVWPKFTQLLDYELELGIVIGKKGRDIKKEDAYEHVFGYTIVNDVSARDIELLELRAMPLGPLKSKDFDNGTVIGPCIVTRDEIKDPHNLKMIARVNGEVWSEANTKDMYWKIPDLIEHLSRDQTIYPGTVILSGTPGGGCGMHLGRLIRPGDIIEMEIEGIGTIRNQVVKAE; encoded by the coding sequence ATGAAGCTGGTCACGTTCGAAGTGCAGGGGGTTGAAAGGATAGGTTTTTTGCTGAATGGGAAAGTCGTCGACCTCACCCTGAGTTACGCAACGTATCTAAGAAATATCGAAGGAGAGACCACACCTCTGAGGATCGCAAATGCCAGAATTCCACCAGATATGCTGAAATTTCTGGATGGAGAGGATAAAGCTCTCCTCGAAGCAAAAAAAGCCTGTGAATACGTCAGCAACATGATCGAGAATGGAAAAGAGGTCAGGGCTCCTAACGGGGCTGAAGTTGCTTACGAGATGGACATTGTCAGGCTGAAGGCCCCAATACCCAGACCGAGGCTCATGGTTGACTTTTCGACATTCGAAGAACACGTTAAGATGGCGTATGAGAAGCTCGGAATGGATGTGCCGAAAGAGTGGTACCAGATACCTGTCGGGTATAAAATGAATCCGTCATCCGTGATTGGTACAGGCGAGCCAATCGTGTGGCCCAAATTTACTCAGCTCCTTGACTACGAGCTCGAGCTGGGGATAGTCATCGGAAAGAAGGGCAGGGATATAAAGAAAGAGGATGCCTACGAGCACGTTTTTGGGTACACAATTGTTAACGACGTGAGTGCAAGAGATATTGAACTGTTGGAGCTCAGGGCGATGCCTCTTGGCCCGTTAAAAAGCAAAGACTTTGACAACGGAACGGTGATTGGGCCGTGCATCGTCACGAGAGATGAAATCAAGGATCCCCACAACCTGAAAATGATAGCGAGAGTAAACGGAGAGGTATGGAGTGAAGCAAACACGAAGGATATGTACTGGAAAATCCCGGATCTGATAGAGCACCTCTCTAGAGATCAGACGATCTACCCAGGAACCGTAATACTCTCCGGCACTCCCGGGGGAGGTTGTGGAATGCATCTGGGCAGGCTTATCAGACCGGGAGATATAATCGAGATGGAGATCGAAGGAATAGGCACCATTAGAAATCAGGTTGTGAAGGCTGAGTGA
- a CDS encoding cell division protein SepF, which translates to MGLIDKILGKSEKINIEEYEELDLSEYEAEISSEAAAYIKVAEVTGLNEIPEIKREIYDGNIVIADIAFIKHDKLTLDRVLKDLRQLAEDVKGDIVGLGEDYVIITPTGMKIDRNKIRSTAR; encoded by the coding sequence ATGGGGCTTATAGACAAGATTCTCGGTAAGTCTGAAAAGATCAACATTGAGGAGTATGAGGAGCTTGACCTCAGCGAGTATGAGGCTGAGATCAGCAGCGAAGCTGCGGCATACATTAAGGTTGCAGAAGTTACTGGATTGAACGAAATTCCCGAGATAAAAAGAGAAATATACGACGGAAATATTGTGATTGCCGATATAGCCTTCATAAAACATGACAAGCTCACACTCGATAGGGTACTTAAAGACCTGAGACAGCTCGCCGAGGACGTGAAGGGAGATATAGTTGGCCTTGGCGAGGACTATGTGATCATAACCCCTACAGGAATGAAAATTGACAGAAACAAAATCAGAAGTACGGCAAGATGA
- a CDS encoding ZPR1 zinc finger domain-containing protein: MIPCPNCGEELKTVVSTYEVPFFGKVLLTSISCKCGFKHADSIVVETREPVRYTIKINRNNLFTKVIRSTSGTIRIPEIGVSVEPGPASQAFITNLEGVLDRIEGIVRTAMRWNAEDEEKVGRCRWILERIQNTLHGEEELTLILEDPLGNSLIISDEAFREIMSKEEAERLKKGLTVIDITGLNEEELLERSQ, encoded by the coding sequence ATGATACCCTGCCCGAACTGCGGTGAAGAGCTCAAGACTGTGGTGTCAACGTACGAAGTTCCATTTTTTGGAAAGGTACTGCTGACCTCAATTAGCTGTAAGTGCGGGTTTAAACATGCTGATTCGATTGTTGTGGAAACAAGAGAACCTGTGAGATACACCATCAAGATCAACAGAAATAACCTCTTTACAAAGGTGATACGGTCAACCTCCGGTACAATAAGGATACCTGAAATAGGTGTCAGCGTTGAACCTGGACCGGCCAGTCAGGCGTTCATCACGAATCTGGAGGGGGTGCTTGACAGGATTGAGGGAATAGTAAGAACAGCGATGCGCTGGAATGCTGAAGATGAGGAGAAGGTCGGGAGGTGCAGGTGGATTCTTGAAAGAATACAAAACACGCTCCATGGGGAGGAGGAGCTAACCCTCATCCTAGAGGATCCGCTCGGAAACAGCCTTATAATCTCTGATGAGGCTTTTAGGGAGATAATGAGTAAAGAAGAGGCCGAGAGGTTGAAAAAGGGTCTGACCGTGATCGATATCACCGGTCTGAACGAGGAGGAGCTTCTTGAAAGGAGTCAGTGA
- a CDS encoding Sec-independent protein translocase subunit TatA/TatB, producing MLGWGEVMLVLVIAVLFMGPEKLTDFARELGKLYAEYKKAKRMIELEVIYGIEPISDEELEKKSKENLEKIVEELTDSFQEAPPRSDR from the coding sequence ATGCTCGGCTGGGGAGAGGTGATGCTTGTCCTTGTAATTGCCGTACTTTTTATGGGTCCGGAAAAGTTGACTGATTTTGCCAGGGAGCTTGGAAAGCTTTACGCCGAGTACAAAAAGGCCAAGAGAATGATAGAGCTGGAAGTAATTTACGGAATAGAGCCGATTTCGGATGAAGAACTCGAGAAAAAATCAAAAGAGAACCTGGAAAAAATTGTTGAGGAACTCACTGACTCCTTTCAAGAAGCTCCTCCTCGTTCAGACCGGTGA
- a CDS encoding MFS transporter, giving the protein MLEPDSKTEFRFSRTEKLVVLVAAAIGWSHDAVGLTLLNFLAEPIMKEFNVGTLEVGFIFSAQYIFCIFGAMLFGELGDRFGRKNALILSILWVVIFSVLSAFAPNFWTLAVLRIISGMGVTWGLAFTYMSEFYSPKRRGLFGGLIHATFIFGFILSALSVSLIYPVYGWRACFFVTLYPIPFLVLFAKYLPESRIWEKHSSEAEKSLKLKEIISNKTYLKMLILATILFWLAEFAYHAIVDWSPTFIIRQFGYAPEEASAIVLRISLVALIVLPFVGFISDYVGRRSSFAASALIGLIGCAMLAYFTLINYNPQLALLSLFVIPIGFGSHALFGVWSSEMFPTRMRATATSVIFSIARGLSVGGLVVGYVATFSSLLYGMLLGSIAFFFMIFLPWLLPETKGKELEEF; this is encoded by the coding sequence ATGCTTGAGCCCGATTCTAAAACCGAGTTCAGGTTTAGCAGAACGGAAAAGCTTGTCGTTCTCGTCGCAGCAGCCATAGGATGGTCCCACGATGCCGTTGGTCTGACCCTCCTCAACTTCCTTGCAGAACCGATAATGAAGGAGTTCAATGTTGGAACGCTTGAAGTGGGATTCATCTTCTCAGCACAGTACATTTTCTGCATCTTCGGTGCAATGCTTTTTGGTGAACTTGGTGACAGGTTTGGCAGGAAAAATGCACTCATTCTCTCGATACTCTGGGTAGTGATTTTCAGTGTCCTCTCTGCATTCGCTCCAAACTTCTGGACACTGGCTGTGCTCAGAATTATTTCTGGAATGGGGGTTACATGGGGATTGGCATTCACCTACATGAGCGAATTCTACTCCCCTAAGAGGCGGGGGCTCTTTGGTGGTCTGATCCACGCTACATTCATTTTCGGATTCATACTCTCCGCCCTTTCAGTATCACTCATCTATCCGGTCTACGGATGGAGAGCATGCTTTTTCGTAACCCTCTACCCGATTCCGTTTCTGGTTTTATTCGCCAAGTATCTCCCAGAATCCAGAATATGGGAGAAACACAGCTCAGAGGCGGAAAAATCGCTGAAGCTTAAAGAAATCATCAGCAACAAAACATACCTGAAGATGCTGATTTTAGCAACCATTCTCTTCTGGCTTGCAGAGTTTGCCTATCACGCAATAGTGGACTGGTCACCGACCTTCATAATCAGACAGTTTGGTTACGCTCCAGAAGAGGCGAGTGCGATAGTCCTGAGAATCTCGCTTGTTGCCCTGATAGTTTTGCCCTTCGTTGGGTTCATCAGCGACTACGTTGGCAGAAGGTCCAGCTTTGCTGCTTCCGCACTCATAGGCCTAATCGGGTGTGCAATGCTCGCCTATTTTACCCTCATAAACTACAATCCACAGCTTGCCCTGCTTTCACTCTTCGTGATTCCCATAGGCTTTGGCTCTCACGCACTCTTTGGAGTATGGAGCAGTGAGATGTTCCCCACCAGAATGAGGGCGACCGCCACTTCCGTGATTTTCAGTATTGCAAGGGGCCTGTCAGTTGGCGGTCTGGTGGTTGGATACGTTGCAACCTTTTCAAGTCTTCTGTACGGGATGCTTTTGGGCAGTATTGCCTTCTTTTTCATGATCTTTCTTCCCTGGCTATTGCCAGAGACCAAAGGAAAAGAACTGGAGGAGTTTTGA
- a CDS encoding thiamine pyrophosphate-binding protein — MDGAEAVAKAVIKEGIRCAFALPSGEILPVCEYLSEEGVDVIFTRHEQAAGNAADGYARVTRGPGFCIVPTGPGLANLLPAIAQAYYASSPVLAIAGHSRYSNLDMNAFEEIDGHLWVKEYTKWSRLVPFTNRIHEYVQEGFRRSLSGRYGPVLIEIPKDVLNGSIEGEIELKEPQHYRFTGRVGCEDSFISRAAEILRESEKPVIIAGSGVYWSRAENLLLNFAEKHSIPVCVSGLGFGCIPSDHRLYAGQASASPVLNESDCILALGTRFDEFLGFGKRFPESARIIQVDIDPSELGKNRYVDVAVSCDVGFFLSRLELDKKFDEWGQSAHVSTNSIASMFREAAKENTRPIKPQRLMAEISEIVRREDTVILDGGETTAWGFLYLRARRAGNVIGSQGPFGHLGAGIPMGIAAKAANPESRVFVITGDGSFLFNGAEIDTAVRHNLQIIVIVVNDSAWGLVNHTRLLSTRDTERAKYGAILNENARYDKFAESLGAYGELVTEIDEFRCAVKRALDSGLPAVLDVRVKLDEISPLAYILAGSEG; from the coding sequence ATGGATGGAGCTGAAGCTGTTGCTAAGGCGGTTATTAAGGAGGGAATTCGATGCGCCTTTGCCTTACCCAGCGGTGAAATTCTGCCGGTGTGTGAATACCTGAGCGAAGAAGGGGTTGATGTGATATTCACAAGACATGAACAGGCTGCTGGAAATGCCGCAGATGGATACGCCCGCGTTACAAGAGGCCCGGGATTTTGCATAGTTCCCACAGGACCAGGGCTTGCAAACCTTTTACCTGCGATTGCGCAGGCATATTACGCTTCAAGTCCTGTTCTTGCCATTGCCGGACACAGCAGGTATTCAAACCTTGACATGAACGCTTTTGAGGAAATTGACGGGCATCTCTGGGTTAAGGAATACACAAAGTGGTCAAGACTCGTGCCATTCACCAACAGAATTCACGAATACGTACAGGAGGGTTTCAGGAGATCGCTGTCAGGCAGATACGGACCTGTACTGATCGAAATCCCGAAAGATGTGCTCAACGGCAGTATCGAAGGAGAGATTGAGCTGAAAGAACCTCAGCACTATCGGTTTACCGGTAGGGTTGGGTGCGAGGATTCATTTATTTCAAGGGCAGCCGAAATTCTCAGAGAATCGGAAAAACCGGTGATAATCGCAGGTTCTGGGGTTTACTGGAGTAGGGCCGAGAATCTGCTGTTAAATTTTGCCGAAAAACACTCGATCCCCGTATGTGTCAGCGGCCTTGGATTCGGATGCATTCCATCTGATCATAGACTCTACGCAGGTCAGGCCTCTGCATCTCCCGTACTGAATGAGAGTGACTGCATTCTTGCTCTCGGAACCAGGTTTGACGAATTTTTGGGCTTTGGGAAAAGATTTCCGGAGAGTGCAAGGATCATTCAGGTTGATATCGACCCTTCAGAGTTGGGCAAGAACAGGTACGTGGATGTTGCGGTGAGCTGCGATGTCGGATTCTTTCTCTCCAGACTTGAACTCGACAAAAAATTCGACGAATGGGGCCAATCTGCTCATGTTTCGACGAATAGCATTGCGAGCATGTTCAGGGAGGCAGCAAAAGAAAATACCCGGCCGATAAAGCCACAGAGACTTATGGCGGAAATATCAGAAATAGTCAGAAGGGAAGATACGGTAATTCTTGATGGCGGTGAGACAACAGCGTGGGGATTCCTCTACCTCAGGGCAAGAAGGGCTGGAAATGTTATAGGCTCTCAGGGGCCCTTTGGCCATCTGGGTGCGGGAATTCCCATGGGGATAGCTGCCAAAGCGGCGAACCCCGAGAGCAGGGTATTCGTAATTACAGGCGATGGCAGCTTTCTTTTTAACGGGGCCGAAATCGATACCGCCGTGAGGCACAATCTTCAGATCATAGTCATAGTTGTAAATGACTCTGCATGGGGACTGGTAAATCACACAAGGCTTCTATCAACGAGAGATACTGAGAGAGCGAAATACGGAGCGATACTGAATGAGAATGCCAGATACGACAAGTTTGCAGAGAGTCTTGGGGCTTATGGAGAGCTGGTGACAGAAATAGATGAATTTAGATGTGCTGTGAAAAGGGCACTGGACTCAGGATTGCCAGCAGTTCTCGACGTTAGAGTTAAGCTTGATGAGATTTCTCCTCTCGCCTACATCCTGGCAGGCTCCGAGGGGTGA